Within Amycolatopsis sp. cg5, the genomic segment CCGCGAGTACAGCACCCGCCGAGAGGTCGTGAACCGCTTCACCATCTCAGGCAATGGCTCAACCCCGATCCCCGCACCGGAAGGCACCCGCACATGACCGTCCTCGACAACGAAAGGCTCAGTCAGGTCCTCGGCAAAGTACCGGTTCGAAGCCGAAAGGTCGCCCGGCAGCAGAAAACCCGGCAGTGCCGCCAAAGCCAGGTTCGGCGCACGCCCGATCCCTGTCTCCAGCATTCCCCCGCACCACACCGCGACCCCGTTCGCGACCGCGACATCATGGATCCGCCGAGCCTCCAGGTACCCACCGACCCGCGCGGGCTTCACGTTGATGATCCGGCAAGCGTCCAGTGCGAGCGCGGTGGCCGCGTCCCGAGCCGAGGTGATCGACTCGTCGAGGCAGATCGGCGTCTGAATCCGCTGAGCCAGCAACGCATGCCCGCGCATGTCGTCCTCAGGCAACGGCTGTTCGATCAACAACAGGTCGAACTCGTCAAGCCGCCGCAAATGCGAACTGTCCGCCAGTGTGTACGCCGTGTTCGCATCCACTTGCAAAGAAAGGTCGTACCCGAAACGCTCGCGAACCGCACGCACCGGCGCGACATCCCAGCCAGGCTCGATCTTGAGCTTGATCCGGACGTAGCCCTCGCTCAGGTATCGCTCGACATCATCCAGCAACTCAGGCAAAGACGCCTTGATGCCAACAGAAACTCCGGCCGGCACTCGGGAGGCGGTCGCACCGAGATACCCGCCGATCGACATGCCGAACGCGCGCAACTCAGCGTCCAGCACTGCCGTCTCCAGAGCCGCCTTGGCCAGATGATGCCCCTTGACGAACGCCATCGCGGGCTCCAGCCGTGCAGCGGAGACATCGGGCAGCGCGACGACACTCGGCACCAAGCAAGTCGCGAGCACAATCTCGGCGCCAGCCACGAATTCCGAGCAGTACAACGGCTCCGGGTCGGCCGCGAACTCGGACCACCCCTCGGCGCCATCGGCGACCACGCGCAGCAGGAACGTGTCCTTGCTCGTCATTGTGCCGAACGAGGTCCGGAACGGTGAGACCAAAGGGATCTCGACATGCAGCAGCTCGACCAAGTCGATCTTCACGAGTCAGCTCCTCGGAGGGTGTACCAGCCGTCACGGGACATCCCGATGACGCGACAGCCACGGTCGAACGCGCCGGTGAGCACCCCGCGGACCGCTTTGCGCCAGGCCAAAGCCGCCTCCGGGTCACGACCGCGCAGCTCCACGATGTCCGCGGGAACGCGGCAGAAGAGCAGGTCGTCGCGATACGCCGTGAGCGGCTTGCCATCCGGCGCGGTCAAGTCGAACACGGCGCCGGCGAGCTCGTGGTCGAGCGCGGGCGCGGCGGCGGACAGCTCCCACCGGGCGGTCACCCGGTCACTTTCGTCGCCCGCGTTGAGACCATCGTTCATCGGCCCGTAGAAGTCGATGAGGTATTCGGTGCCGACCGCGCCGAGCTTCGCCATGTTGAACCTGGCGTTCCGGCCGACCAGCGGATCGAAGGTCCACGACATGGACCGCGCGCCCTCGCGCAACGCCCACACCCGCTGCGCCTGCTTCAACGCGAACCCGACTCCCCGATCGGACGACGAGGTTCCCGCGAGCAGCGAGTAGACCGCACGCTCGCGAGGTGGCTCGAAGACGGCCACCGCGGCACCCGCGAGCCGGTCACCCGCGTAGGCGGCGATGATCGAACCGCCCGCGTGCTGCAGGCTGTGCAGTGTCTCCGCGGGCAGCGGCTCGTCCGGCGTCCGCCAGACCTCGGCGAAGAACGCGGCGACCCGCGCGATCTCCGCGACATCGTCGACCAGCCGGACCCGGACACCGGCCGAGACCGCCGCTTGCTGAGCCACCGTTTCCGCGTTCACCCGTCCGAGTCTGGCCAAACGCAGCGCACCTCGAACTGGCCGGTCCGCCAACACCGGTACTCGCTCATTGGCGTTCCGGCCAACGAAGCGGGGTACGGTGAACAACCGTGACCCTCGAATCGGATCGGCCGAGCACACTCGCCGCGCTCGTCGACGTCCTGGGCGAGGCGGTGATCCGGTTGGTCACCGCCATGGATCGCGAAGTGCGTGAGGCGATCCTCTTCGACACACAGGCACCGCTGCCCGAAACCCGCGATGGGCTGCTGTTGGCCGTCGGTGTCGCCCAGCGTGCGGCGCGGGCGGTGATCCGCGACGCCGCGAAGGCGGGCTTCGCCGGTGTCGTGGTCAAGGACTACGGCGATCCCCTCGGCGACCTCGCGGCCATCGCCGAGCGGGCGGGAATCGGGCTGCTCGTCGTCGGCGAAGAGGTGCCGTGGCACAGCGCTCACCTGCTGATCTCGTCGACGCTGAGCACCGGGGTGACCGGTGCCGCGACCGGCCCCGCGCTCGGCGACCTGTTCGCGCTCGCCAATGCCATCGCGGCCGCGTCCGGCGGGGCGACCGCGATCGAGGACCCTCAGCAGCGCATCCTCGCCTACTCGACGTTGAAGGGTCAGGACGTCGACGACGACCGCAGGCAGGGCATTCTCGGCAGGCAGGTGCCCGGCGGCGACGCCAACACCGAGCAGTACCGGCTCCTGTTCCACGGCAACGAGGTCCGGCATTTCCCGGCGCTCGGCGGCGGCCTGCCGCGGCTGGCCGTGCCGGTGCGGGCGGGCGGCGAAGCGCTGGGCTCGATCTGGGTGGTCGACGGCGGCGCGCTCGCGCCGAACGCCGAGGAGGTGCTCAGCGGGTCGGCCGCGACGGCCGCGCTGCACCTGCTCCGGATCCGCGCCACCGAAGAGCTCGCCCGCCGCCATCAGGGCAGGCAATTGCGGAGGCTGCTCGAAGGCGAAGCGGGTCCGTCCGATGTGGACGAAGAGGTACCGGTCCGTGTGGCGGCCTTCGCGATCACCGGGTCGGAGTCCGGCCCCGGCCGGGAGCAGGCGACGCTCAGGTTGCTCGATCTCGTCGCGTTGCGCTGCGAAGCCCGCTACGGGCGCCAGTCCTGTGTCCTCATCGGACGGACGGTCTACGCGCTGCTCCCCGGCAAGGACGATCAGCGCAAACTGGCCGAGGACATCATCGCGCAAGCGTTTTCGTCCTTGCGTATCCCGGTCGCCGCGGGGCTCGGCGGTGTCGTCGCGACCCCGGCCGATGCCGTCCAGTCCCGTGAGGACGCCGACCTGGTGCTGCGTGTGGTGCCCTCGGGTGTGGCCGCGGTCGAAGACGTCAGCGGCCAAGTCGCCGTGCTGCGGTTGAGAACCGCGCTCTCGACGGACACCCGGCTGCGGCAAGGACTGTGGCAGCGGCTGGTCGACCACGACGAGCGGCACGGCACCGAGCACGCGCGGACCGTGCTCTGTTATCTCGACTCCGCCTGCGACGTCGCCGCCACCGCGCAGCGGCTCGCCGTGCACCCGAACACCTGCCGCTATCGGCTGCGCCAGATGCAGGAGCAGCTCGGCTTCGACCTGGCCGATCCCGACGAGCGGCTCGTGCTCTGGCTTCAGCTGCGAACGCTCGCCGGAATCACCCTTCCTTAACGGGACCGGTCGTCGAGCCGCGACCGTTTGATGCCGTAGCCGAAGTACAGCACCAGCCCGCCCACCATCCACAGTCCGAAGGCGACCCAGGTGATCGCGCCGAGACTGAACATCATGTACACACAGAACCCGACCCCGAGCAGCGGTGTCACCGGCGAGAACGGCACCCGGAACGTGCGCCGCGCGTCGGGGTTACGCCGTCGCAGGAGGATGACGGCCAGGTTCACCAGCCCGAACGCGAACAGCGTGCCGATGCTGGTGGCGTCGGCCAGGCTGCCGAGCGGGACGAACGCGGCGAGCACCGCGATGAACAGCGACACCAGCACGGTGTTCGCCGCCGGCACGCCCTTGTGGTTGACCTTGGCGAAGACCCCGGGCATCAGCCCGTCACGCGACATCGCGAACAGGATCCGCGTCTGTCCATACAGGACCGTGAGTACCACGCTGGAGGTCGCCACGACCGCGCCGACCGAGAGCAGCACCGGCCAGATCGAGCCGACGCCGGTGGCATCGGAGAGCACCTGGCTCAACGCCGCCTCCGCGCCCTCGAACCGGCCCCACGGCATCGCGCCGACGGCCGCGAGCGCGACCAGGCAGTACAGCGCGGTGATGATCACCAGCGAGAGCACGATGGCGCGAGGCAGGTCCCGTTGCGGGTTCTTCGCCTCCTCGCCCGCGGTCGACGCGGCGTCGAAACCGATGTACGAGAAGAACAGTTTCGCGCCGCCCGCGCTCATCCCGGCCAGCCCCAGCGGGAAGAACGGGGTGAGGTTGCCCGCGCGCAACGCGGTGAACGCGACCGCGCAGAACATCAACAGCGCGCCGATCTTGATCGCCACCATGATCGCGTTGACCCGCGCGCTCTCCTTCGCGCCGCCGAGCAGCACGACCATCGCGAGCACCACCACGGCGACCGCGGGCACGTTGACCACTCCGCCGGCGCCCGGTGGCTGGCTGAGCGCGTCGGGGATCGCGAAGCCGAACAGCAGCTGCAGCAGCTCGTTGAGATACTGGCCCCAGCCGACGGCGACGGCCGCGACGGACACCCCGTACTCGAGCACCAGGCACCAGCCGCAGACCCAGGCGATGAGTTCGCCGAGCGTCGCGTAAGTGTACGAATAGGACGATCCAGAGGCCGGGATCATGCCCGCCAATTCCGCATAGGACAGTGCGGAGAACAGCGCGGTGATTCCGGCCAGCACGAAGGAGACCACGATCGCCGGGCCCGCGACAGGCACAGCCTCGCCGAGCACCACGAAGATGCCGGTGCCGAGCGTCGCGCCGATGCTGATCATCGTGAGATGCCCGAGGCCGAGCGAACGCTTGAGGCCGCCCGCGTGCTCGGGTTCGGCCATCAGGTCCTCGAGCGGCTTGCGGCGCACAAGCCGGGTACGCAGTCTCGGTCCAACCTGCTCCACCACACCGGGTCCCTTCGTCAGTGTTCAGAGCAGCGTGCGCCAGGCCACCCGATCAGGTGACTGGCCGATCCGCCAAATACTGGCCGTCTTGATTGCCCGATCGCCCAACGAGCTTCAGCCGAGCAGCTGCTGGATCGCCTGCCGCGCGTCGTGGACCTGCGATTTCACGGTGCCGACCGGGCTTTCCAGCTCATCGGCGATCTCGGCGTAGGTGAGCTGCGAGATCTCGCGCAGGATGAACGGCCGCACCACCTGCGGCTTGCTCACGTCGAGCTTCTCCAGCGCGTCGAGCAGATCCAGCCGCGAGCCCGCGATGACACTGGTCGTGCGCGGATCGGGCCGCAGCTCCAGTGACTCGTCGCTGAACTGCCGGTCCGAACGGCGCTTCAGCGAGCGGTAGGTGCTGAGCGAGCTGTTGGACACGATCGTGTGCAGCCAGGTGCTGAACTTGCTGCGCCACTGGAATCCGGGGAGGTTCGCGGAGACCTTCAGCAGCACGTCCTGACAGGCTTCCTCGGCGTCTTCGCGACAGGGCAGGAACCGGCCGCAGCGGCGGAGCACTTCCGGCTGGATGCGGCGCAGCAGCCGGTCCATCGCCGCCGGGTCGGTCGCGGCTTCGGCCGCCAGCGCCTCGATGTCGGCGTCCATCCCCGTGCCCCCTCAGAAACGTTTACCATCGAGCCGGGGGATCTTATCCGGGGGTGGATCATCGAGCAGATCGGGCGCTATCCCGTCGAGTGCCTGCTGGGGGCGGGCGGGTTCGCGTCGGTATGGCTGGCGCGTGACGACGAGCTGGGTTCGCCGGTCGCCATCAAGGTGCTGGCGGACAACTGGGCTTCGCGGCTCGACGTGCGCGAGCGGTTCCTCGCCGAGGCGCGGTTGTTGCGGCAAGCCGACTCCGAGCGCGTTCTGCGCGTGCTCGACATCGGTGAACTGCCGGACGGCAGGCCTTACTTCGTCACGAGTTTCGCCGACGGCGGCAGTCTCGAAGACCGTCTCGACGGGCCCATGCCCGCCGAGGAGGCGCTGCCCATCCTCGTCGACGTCGCCGAGTCCGTCTGTGTGCTGCACGCGATGGACGTGGTGCACCGCGACCTCAAGCCGTCGAACGTGCTGTTCCAGGGCGACCGCCTGGTCTTGGCGGATCTCGGCCTCGCGAAAGCGCTTGCGCACGGCTCCGGCCTGACGCAGATGGCGGGCTCCCCTGGCTACATGGCGCCGGAACAGGCACGCCAGGCCGGCATCGTCGACGAGCGCACCGACGTCTACGGGCTCGGCGCGCTCGCCCACCGGCTGCTCACCGGCACGACCGTCGGCGCCCCGGACGCGCCGCCGATCCCGAGGCCACTCGGCACCATCGTGAAGAAGGCACTTCAGCCTGACCCGGCGAAACGCTGGCCGACCATGCGCGCGCTCGCCGACGAGCTGAGCGGCGATCTGCCGCGCAAGCGGTCGAAGCGAGCGCTGGTGATCGCCCTGTGCGCGACACTCGTGATCGCCGGGGCCGCCGCGGTGTGGTGGTTCGTTCCACGCGACACCCCAGTGAACACGGCTGCGGTGAACACTCCGGCACCCGCACTGACCCCGCCGCCGTCCACACCGTCCACAAGCGACACTCCCACCTCCTCCTCCGCCGCCCCGAGCTCAAGCTCGAGTTCGAGCGCACCACCATCCCCGACCTCGACGAAGACCCCGGTCGACCCCAAGCTCTGCAAGGCCGAGGAAATCAAGGTGGAGCACAACGAGGCGGCGCGCGGCAGCGGCAACGACATCCGCTGGGGCGCCGGCCTGTTCTTCCACACCAAGGCGCGGGCGTGCGACGTCGACGGCTATCTGACCGACTTCCGGCTGGTGCTGGCGGACGGCAAGGTGCTGCCTCGTAAGTTCGGCGACGGCACGGGGTCACCGCAGCGCGTCACCCTCACCCCCGACCCGCCCGGCGCAGCGGGCTACTGGGCCGAGGTGTCACTCACCTGGTCCGTCGAAACCAACAAGGACGGCTCCGCACCACAGACCCCGGCCCGCGCCGAGTTCCGGCTGCCGGGATCGAGCACCTGGATCAAGGTCCCGTGGGGCATGGGGCCGGTCAGCGACCAGATTCCCGTCGAGGTCGGCCCCATCGGGCCCGCGGTGAACTAGGTCACAGGACTCGGCCCAACTTTGTGCGCTCCGGCGGCATCTCACCAGAGGTCAAGCACGAACACTCTGGGGAGAAGACCATGGGGATCAAGACAAAACTCGCCGCGCTCATGCTCGCGGGCATCGGCGTCACGGCCGTCGTCACGGGCGCGGCCACCGCGGAAGCGGCGGTCAAGAAATGCGACTGGACGGATATCCGGCTGGAAGCGAACGGCGCGGACACCACCAATGGCGCCAAGGGATCAGGCCTGTTCTTCGCCACCGCAGACGAGAACGCGCGCTGCTCGATCACCGGCCATGTCTAACGTGGTGCGCTGGGAGGGCGGCGGCATCGACACGACCAAGCCCCTCTTCCACGCCGCTATCCACGGCCCCATGGAGTAACCCCAAAAATGAAGGGAGCCTTCATCCAGCGTGGATGAAGGCTCCCTTCATGCAAAAAGCTAGACCGTGAAGCCCAAGGCCCGCAGCTGCTCGCGCCCGTCCTCGGTGATCTTCTCGGGACCCCACGGCGGCATCCAGACCCAGTTGATCCGGAAGTCGCTCACCAGGCCGCCGGAGCCGCCGCCGGTCAGCGCGGCCGCGGTCTGGTCCTCGATGACGTCGGTCAGCGGGCAGGCCGCCGAGGTCAGCGTCATGTCGATGGTCGCCGAGTTGTCCGGCTCGACGCGGATGTCGTAGATCAGGCCGAGGTCGACGACGTTGATGCCGAGCTCGGGGTCGACGACGTCGCGCAGCGCCTCTTCGACGTCTTCGAGCTTGGCCAGCTCGACGGCGGGCTCGACCTGGTCGGGCAGGTCGGCGGCGGTGCGACCCTCGCGGTGTTCAGGGGTGGTCTCGCTTTCAGGAGACACGGTGTCGCTCATGCGGTTTCAACTCCACTGTCGGTTCGGGCTACCGCGTCCTTGAAGGCCATCCAGCCGAGCAGCGCGCACTTGACGCGCGCGGGGTACTTGGCGACGCCCGCGAAGGCGATGCCGTCCTCCAGCACGTCCTCGTCCGGCTCGACCTGGCCCCGGCCCTGCATCAGCTCGACGAACGCGTCCATGGTGGTGAACGCCTCTTCGACGGTGTGCCCGACGACGAGCTCGGTCATCACCGAGGTCGAGGCCTGGCTGATGGAGCAGCCCTGGCCGTCGTAGGACACGTCCGCGACCTTGCCGTCATCGACCTTGACGCGCAGCGTCACCTCGTCGCCGCAGGTCGGGTTGACCTGGAACGACTCGGCGTCGAACGGCTCACGCAGGCCGCGGCCGTGCGGGTTCTTGTAGTGGTCCAGGATGATCTCCTGGTACATGCTCTCCAGGTTCACTTACGCCACCCCGAAGAAACGCTGTGCCTCGCGCACACCCTGGACCAGGGCGTCCACTTCGGACAGTTCGTTGTAGACGTAGAACGAGGCGCGCACGGTGGACGCGACACCGCAGGCGCGGTGCAGCGGCCAGGCGCAGTGGTGCCCGACGCGCACGGCGATGCCGAGGCTGTCCAGCACCTGTCCCGAGTCGTGCGGGTGCACGCCGTCGATGACGAACGAGACCAGCCCGCCGCGGTCTTTCATGTCGGTCGGGCCGACGACCCGGACGCCGGGGATCTCGCCGAGGCCGGCGAGGGCGGCTTCGGTGAGCACGTGCTCGTGCGCGGCGACCCTGTCCATGCCCAGCACGGAAAGGTAGTCGACGGCCGCGCCGAGGCCGACCGCCTCGGAGGTCATCGGGGTGCCCGCCTCGAACCGCTGCGGCGGCGCGGCGAACGTGGTGCCTTCCATCCGGACCAGCTCGATCATCGAGCCGCCGGTCAGGAACGGCGGCATGGCCTCGAGCAGCTCGCGGCGTCCGTAAAGGACACCGATGCCGTACGGGGCCAGCATCTTGTGGCCGGCGAAGGCCGCGAAGTCGACGCCGAGCTCGTGGAAGTTCACCGGGAAGTGCGGCACCGACTGGCACGCGTCGAGCACGACGAGCGCGCCGACCTTGTGCGCGGCGTCGACCAGCGTCCGGACCGGGTTGATCGTGCCGAGCACGTTGGACTGGTGCGTGAACGCGACCACCTTCGTGCGCTCGGTGATCAGCTCGTCCAGATTGGACAGGTCGAGACGGCCGTCCGCGGTGACGCCGAACCACTTGAGCGTGGCGCCGGTGCGCTGGCACAACTGCTGCCACGGCACGAGGTTCGCGTGGTGCTCCATCTCGGTGATGACGATCTCGTCACCGGGACCGACCACGAACCGCGAAGCCTCGGGTCCCGCGGTGGCGGCGTTGCTCATCGCGTACGCCACCAGGTTGATGCCTTCGGTGGCGTTCTTGGTGAACACCAGCTCGTCCGGGGAGGCGCCGACGAACTCCGCGGTACGGGCGCGGCCGTACTCGTAGGCGTCGGTGGCCTCTTCGGCGAGCTGGTGCGCACCGCGGTGGACGGCCGCGTTGGAGGTCTCCAGGAACCGGCGCTCGGCGTCGAGCACCTGCGTCGGTTTCTGGGAGGTCGCTCCGGAATCCAAGTACACCAAGTGTTTCCCGTCGCGCACCGTGCGGGACAGGATGGGGAAGTCGGCCCGGATGGCCGCTACGTCTAACGGCACAGAGTTAGCCGTGGTGGTGGTCATCGGGCCAACTCCTCTCGGTGTGTAGTAGCGAAGAATGATCAGACAGCGGCGGGCTCGGCCTTGCCGGTGTACTTCACGTAGCCGTTCTCCTCGAGCTCGTCGGCGAGCTCCTTGCCACCGGACTCGACGATGCGGCCGTCGGCGAAGACGTGCACGAAGTCGGGGGTGATGTGGCGCAGGATGCGGGTGTAGTGCGTGATCAGCATGACGCCGGCGTCGTTGTTCGACTTGAACTCGTTGACACCTTCGGAGACGACGCGCAGCGCGTCGACGTCCAGGCCGGAGTCGGTCTCGTCGAGGATGGCGATCTTCGGCTTGAGCAGCGCCAGCTGCAGGATCTCGTGGCGCTTCTTCTCGCCGCCGGAGAAGCCTTCGTTGACCGAACGCTCGGCGAACTCCTGCGAGATCTCGAGCTTGTTCATCTCGTCCTTGACCTCCTTGACCCAGTGGCGCAGCTTGGGGGCCTCGCCACGGACCGCGGTGGCCGCGGTGCGGAGGAAGTTCGACATGGACACGCCCGGCACCTCGACCGGGTACTGCATGGCGAGGAAGACGCCGGCGCGGGCGCGCTCGTCGACGCTCATCTCGAGCACGTTCTCGCCGTCGAGGAGTACCTCACCGGAGGTGACTTCGTACTTGGGGTGACCGGCGATGGCGTAGGACAAAGTGGACTTGCCCGAGCCGTTGGGGCCCATGATCGCGTGCGTCTCGCCCGACTTGATGGTCAGGTTGACGCCCTTGAGGATCTCCTTGGGGCCCTCCTCGGTGGTGACCGAGGCGTGCAGGTCCTTGATTTCCAGCGTAGGCATTTCTGTGTTTCCTAAAGTCTGTTGTGGACGCTCAGGCGGCGGTGTTAGACGCCTACGGCTTCAAGCTCGGCTTCGATCGCGGCCTCGAGGCGCTCGCGCACCTCGGGAACGTCGATCTTGACCAGGATCTCGTGGAAGAACCCGCGCACGACCAGCCGCCGCGCGGCCTCCTCGCCGATTCCGCGCGACTGCAGGTAGAACAACTGCTCGTCGTCGAACCTTCCCGTGGCGCTCGCGTGCCCGGCGCCTTCGATCTCACCGGTCTCGATCTCCAGGTTCGGGATCGAGTCGGCGCGCGCGCCCGGCGTCAGCACCAGGTTGCGGTTGAGCTCGTAGGTGTCGGTCGCCTCGGCGGCCGCGCGGATCAGCACGTCGCCGACCCACACGGTGTGCGCGTCGTCGCCCTGCAGCGCGCCCTTGTACATCACGCGGGACTTGCAGTTCGGCACGGCGTGGTCGACGAAGAGCCGGTGCTCCTGGTGCTGGCCGGAGTCGGCGAAGT encodes:
- the menC gene encoding o-succinylbenzoate synthase, coding for MKIDLVELLHVEIPLVSPFRTSFGTMTSKDTFLLRVVADGAEGWSEFAADPEPLYCSEFVAGAEIVLATCLVPSVVALPDVSAARLEPAMAFVKGHHLAKAALETAVLDAELRAFGMSIGGYLGATASRVPAGVSVGIKASLPELLDDVERYLSEGYVRIKLKIEPGWDVAPVRAVRERFGYDLSLQVDANTAYTLADSSHLRRLDEFDLLLIEQPLPEDDMRGHALLAQRIQTPICLDESITSARDAATALALDACRIINVKPARVGGYLEARRIHDVAVANGVAVWCGGMLETGIGRAPNLALAALPGFLLPGDLSASNRYFAEDLTEPFVVEDGHVRVPSGAGIGVEPLPEMVKRFTTSRRVLYSR
- a CDS encoding helix-turn-helix domain-containing protein, translating into MTLESDRPSTLAALVDVLGEAVIRLVTAMDREVREAILFDTQAPLPETRDGLLLAVGVAQRAARAVIRDAAKAGFAGVVVKDYGDPLGDLAAIAERAGIGLLVVGEEVPWHSAHLLISSTLSTGVTGAATGPALGDLFALANAIAAASGGATAIEDPQQRILAYSTLKGQDVDDDRRQGILGRQVPGGDANTEQYRLLFHGNEVRHFPALGGGLPRLAVPVRAGGEALGSIWVVDGGALAPNAEEVLSGSAATAALHLLRIRATEELARRHQGRQLRRLLEGEAGPSDVDEEVPVRVAAFAITGSESGPGREQATLRLLDLVALRCEARYGRQSCVLIGRTVYALLPGKDDQRKLAEDIIAQAFSSLRIPVAAGLGGVVATPADAVQSREDADLVLRVVPSGVAAVEDVSGQVAVLRLRTALSTDTRLRQGLWQRLVDHDERHGTEHARTVLCYLDSACDVAATAQRLAVHPNTCRYRLRQMQEQLGFDLADPDERLVLWLQLRTLAGITLP
- a CDS encoding amino acid permease; its protein translation is MAEPEHAGGLKRSLGLGHLTMISIGATLGTGIFVVLGEAVPVAGPAIVVSFVLAGITALFSALSYAELAGMIPASGSSYSYTYATLGELIAWVCGWCLVLEYGVSVAAVAVGWGQYLNELLQLLFGFAIPDALSQPPGAGGVVNVPAVAVVVLAMVVLLGGAKESARVNAIMVAIKIGALLMFCAVAFTALRAGNLTPFFPLGLAGMSAGGAKLFFSYIGFDAASTAGEEAKNPQRDLPRAIVLSLVIITALYCLVALAAVGAMPWGRFEGAEAALSQVLSDATGVGSIWPVLLSVGAVVATSSVVLTVLYGQTRILFAMSRDGLMPGVFAKVNHKGVPAANTVLVSLFIAVLAAFVPLGSLADATSIGTLFAFGLVNLAVILLRRRNPDARRTFRVPFSPVTPLLGVGFCVYMMFSLGAITWVAFGLWMVGGLVLYFGYGIKRSRLDDRSR
- a CDS encoding RNA polymerase sigma factor codes for the protein MDADIEALAAEAATDPAAMDRLLRRIQPEVLRRCGRFLPCREDAEEACQDVLLKVSANLPGFQWRSKFSTWLHTIVSNSSLSTYRSLKRRSDRQFSDESLELRPDPRTTSVIAGSRLDLLDALEKLDVSKPQVVRPFILREISQLTYAEIADELESPVGTVKSQVHDARQAIQQLLG
- a CDS encoding serine/threonine-protein kinase, giving the protein MGAGGFASVWLARDDELGSPVAIKVLADNWASRLDVRERFLAEARLLRQADSERVLRVLDIGELPDGRPYFVTSFADGGSLEDRLDGPMPAEEALPILVDVAESVCVLHAMDVVHRDLKPSNVLFQGDRLVLADLGLAKALAHGSGLTQMAGSPGYMAPEQARQAGIVDERTDVYGLGALAHRLLTGTTVGAPDAPPIPRPLGTIVKKALQPDPAKRWPTMRALADELSGDLPRKRSKRALVIALCATLVIAGAAAVWWFVPRDTPVNTAAVNTPAPALTPPPSTPSTSDTPTSSSAAPSSSSSSSAPPSPTSTKTPVDPKLCKAEEIKVEHNEAARGSGNDIRWGAGLFFHTKARACDVDGYLTDFRLVLADGKVLPRKFGDGTGSPQRVTLTPDPPGAAGYWAEVSLTWSVETNKDGSAPQTPARAEFRLPGSSTWIKVPWGMGPVSDQIPVEVGPIGPAVN
- a CDS encoding metal-sulfur cluster assembly factor; translation: MSDTVSPESETTPEHREGRTAADLPDQVEPAVELAKLEDVEEALRDVVDPELGINVVDLGLIYDIRVEPDNSATIDMTLTSAACPLTDVIEDQTAAALTGGGSGGLVSDFRINWVWMPPWGPEKITEDGREQLRALGFTV
- the sufU gene encoding Fe-S cluster assembly sulfur transfer protein SufU, with the protein product MNLESMYQEIILDHYKNPHGRGLREPFDAESFQVNPTCGDEVTLRVKVDDGKVADVSYDGQGCSISQASTSVMTELVVGHTVEEAFTTMDAFVELMQGRGQVEPDEDVLEDGIAFAGVAKYPARVKCALLGWMAFKDAVARTDSGVETA
- a CDS encoding cysteine desulfurase; this encodes MTTTTANSVPLDVAAIRADFPILSRTVRDGKHLVYLDSGATSQKPTQVLDAERRFLETSNAAVHRGAHQLAEEATDAYEYGRARTAEFVGASPDELVFTKNATEGINLVAYAMSNAATAGPEASRFVVGPGDEIVITEMEHHANLVPWQQLCQRTGATLKWFGVTADGRLDLSNLDELITERTKVVAFTHQSNVLGTINPVRTLVDAAHKVGALVVLDACQSVPHFPVNFHELGVDFAAFAGHKMLAPYGIGVLYGRRELLEAMPPFLTGGSMIELVRMEGTTFAAPPQRFEAGTPMTSEAVGLGAAVDYLSVLGMDRVAAHEHVLTEAALAGLGEIPGVRVVGPTDMKDRGGLVSFVIDGVHPHDSGQVLDSLGIAVRVGHHCAWPLHRACGVASTVRASFYVYNELSEVDALVQGVREAQRFFGVA
- the sufC gene encoding Fe-S cluster assembly ATPase SufC — translated: MPTLEIKDLHASVTTEEGPKEILKGVNLTIKSGETHAIMGPNGSGKSTLSYAIAGHPKYEVTSGEVLLDGENVLEMSVDERARAGVFLAMQYPVEVPGVSMSNFLRTAATAVRGEAPKLRHWVKEVKDEMNKLEISQEFAERSVNEGFSGGEKKRHEILQLALLKPKIAILDETDSGLDVDALRVVSEGVNEFKSNNDAGVMLITHYTRILRHITPDFVHVFADGRIVESGGKELADELEENGYVKYTGKAEPAAV